In Nocardia sp. XZ_19_385, the sequence CACATGCGACAGATTGCGCACCATGTACAGCACGATGGTCAGCTCGAGAATGATCAGGAACAGCCAGGCCGAGCCGTCCCGCAGGCCGAGCAGATCGCGCAGGCCGAATTCGTTGCCGGTATCAGCCATCACTACCCCACACCAAAGTCACCGTCGTGCCCTCCCCCGGCTGCGATTCCACGAAACCGGCGCCACCGGCCAGCTGACGCATCCGGCCCAGAATGCTCACCGAGACGCCGAGCCGGTCCGCGGGGACCTGGCTCAGATCGAAACCCGGGCCGTCGTCGCGGAACACCACCCGGATGCCGCCGGCGCTCACAGTCACGGTGACCGTCCGCTGCACGGCGCGACCCGGCACGGTGGCGTGGCGCAGACTGTTGCGCACCGCCTCGGCCAGCGCCGCGGCGATGGTGCCCGCGGCCTGCACCGGCAGCCGCAGATCGTCGAATCCCGACCAGCGGCGCGCGGTGCAGGCGATGCCCGGGTTCACCTCGTGCACGGCGGCGCGCAGGAACCCGATCGCCTGTTTGGCGTTGAGCCGGTCCGGTTCGATCGCGCTGCCGCGGGCCTCGTCGAGTTGGGTGAGAGTGCGTTCGGCTTGCCTGCGCAGCACCGGGGATTCGGTGCCCGCGCGGGACGCGTCCAGCAGCGTCGACAGCACCGCGTCGTGGATGAGCGCGGCGAAACGGGCACGTTCCCGGTCGCGCGCGGTCGCACCCGCCGCGACTGCGGCGCGGCTGCTGGCGATCGCCGACTCCCGGTCGACCCGCAAGGCAGCCGCACGCGCGTAGATCGCGCACCACAGGAACAGCACGCACAAACCGGCGGCGCGGGCGAAGTCCCCGGCCAGCGTCCACGCCGAACCATGGGGCACCACATACATGTTCGCGACCGCCGAGGCCGCGGCGCCGACGACGAGATAGACCACCGCGATCATCGGACGCCAAGCCAGCGCCGCCGCGAGCACACCGAGAGCGAACACCCGGTACAGCCAGACCGCGGTGGCGTCGATGTGCGGTTCCCGGTAGATGAACGGCACGATCGCGAACGCCAGCAGATAACAGACCGCGGCGGCGGCCGCGACCCACTGGATGACGCGGGTACTCAAGCCCATCGACACGATCGCGAGCACCGGGAACCACCCGAACGCCAGCGCCACCGTCAGCACCGTCCAGGCCAGCGGCGCGGCGCGGCTCTGGTCGGCGATCTCGGGGATCTCCGCGATGACGGCGAGTACCCCGGCGATGCCGAAGACCAGCGCGAGCCGGCGCAGGATCCGATCCGAGGCCGGTTCGGACGCCTTCACTTGGGACACCGACGCGAAACCCCGACGCCAGCGTCCGACCAGAATCGGGTCGAGCGAGGCGGCGCTCACGCTCGGTGGGGCGGCGGTGTCCAGCGTGCTGGACGAGGTCATGCCTTGGAGTGCCGCTCGGGAACCGGGAGCCATCCGTCCTCCACCGCCCGCTTGTAGAGGTCGGTCTTGGTCGGCGCGGGACGGCCCGCGTCGGCGTACTTCTGCCGGATGCGGCCGAGGTAGTCGTTGACGGTCTGCTCCGAGAGTCCGGCCAGCCGGGCTACCCGGGACGCCTTCTCACCCGAGGCATACAGCATGAGCACCTCTTCCTGGCGCGGGCTCAGGCCGACATCGGACAGTTGCGGATCGCCGTCGATGGCGGCGGCCCAGTCGGTGGTGACGACCTGGTTGCCGGAGGCGGCCTGGCGCACCGCCGCGACCACGGTCGAAGCGTCCTCGGACTTGCGCACCACCCCGAGCACGCCGGCGCGGGCGGCCGCGCGCACCAGGAAAGCGTTGTCGGCGCCGGTGAAGACCAGCACTTCGATGCCGCGGTCGCGCAGGGCGCGCACATTGTCCTCCGGGGAGGAGCCATCGGCGAGACGCAGGTCCAACACCACCAGGTCCAGCTCGGTCGCCCCCTCGGCGGCCAGCAGTTCCGGCACGGTGCCCGCGGTCAGCACCAGATTCAGATCCGGTTCCGGGGCCAGCATCGCGGCCAGCCCGATCGCGACGGATTCATGGTCTTCGACCAGTCCGATCCGTCGCGCTGCGACGTCGCCCCCTTCGGCGCTCATCAAACGACACTCCCATCCCGAGCCGGAACCCGGTCCACACTTCCCCACCGCTACAACGTCACGTCGAGTATGACGTGCCGGTGGCCGGAAAAGTCAGACACCAAAAATCGGGGGCCACCTACTTGGCCGAATATTTGCGAACTATGTCGATACAGCCACTGGTGGCAGTTTCTTTACTAGGCGAAACTTACTGCCATGCAAGCCATCACCGCACTCGTTGCCGCAGGCACGGTACTGACAACACTCGCCATGCTCACCGGGACCGCGATGGCGGCCGGCCTGAAGCAGCTCGACGATAGGGAGACCCAGTCATGACCACGATCACCCGCGCCACCGGCGTCCAGCACGCCGAGCCTGTCGCCTCCACCGCCTCGGCGAAGGCCAAGCTTGCCCGGATTTTCGCACTGTTCAGCGCGGCGGGGCAGGCGGTTCCGTTCCATCGCAGCTAGCAATTCCGTGACTTGCCTCATATCGCACGCGGCGGCACCGAGTGCTGATGTGACTTCGAATCTGTTGGCGCATAACAACAATCGGAGACCAGCACCGAGCCCGGCTTACACCCGGGGTCACGAGATAGTTTGCGATCTGTTTGCTGACGCTCTTACCGTCGAGGGACAGTATTTCGATCAACCCGAGGACATACCGTGCCGCTGCTCAATCTGGGTTCCGCCACCCTCGATCTGGCGAATTCCGTGACCAATCTCGCGGTCAACATCACCTACCTGCTGCATGCCTGGGGCCTCGCCTGAGGCTCGCGTGCACCGGAATCGAATGGGGTGGTCCTTTTCAGGACCACCCCATTCGCATATCCCGGGACTCGCAAGTTCACGTCATGAGATGGGCGGCGACGGTGGCGCCGAGATCCCAGCAGCGTTGGATGTCGTCTTTGCCCGGTGGGCCGGAGAGGATGACCGCGGCTGCGGCCTTCTCCCAGCCGAGGCCGGTGGTCGCGGCTTCGACGCCGCGCTCGGCGCCCTCGGTTCCTTCGTTGCCGTGGATGTAGAGCCCGTAGGGGCGGCCGCGGGTGGAGTCGAGGCAGGGGTAGTAGAAGGTGTCGAAGGCGTGCTTGAGGGCGCCGGACATGTAGCCGAGGTTCGCGGGGGTGCCGAGTAGGTAGCCGTCGGCGGCGAGCACGTCGCTGGCGGTGACGGCCAGGGCGGCGCGGCGTTCGACCTCCACACCCTCGATCTCCGGGTCGGTCGCGCCCGCGACCACCGCCTCGAACATGGCCTGCATGTGCGGGGAGGGGGTGTGGTGGATGATCAGCAGCCGGGGCACCGTCTCAGCTTTCGCGTTCGAGTTTTTCCAATGCGACTGCGCGGCGCATGGTTTCGCGGGCGCGGGTGCGGTCGCCGGCGTAGTCGTAGGCGCGGGCGAGCCGGTAGGAGACGCGCCAGCTGTCCGGGTCTGCCTCCCATTCCTTTTGGACCTGGGCGAACAGTGCGTCGGCGGCCGGGCGTTCGATGCGGCCGGAGGGGCGGCGGGGCAGCTCCGAGGTGTCGAGTTCGAGGCCTTCCTCGCGCATCCGCGCGGCCAGACGCTGGTGGTCGAGCGCGGCGCGAACGGTGGCGACGACGATCCAGACGCCGACCAGCGGCAGAATCAGCACGCCCAGGCCGATGGCCATCGCGGCGAGCTCCCCGGAGCCGAGGAGCTCCAAGCCGATGCGGCCGAGCATCAGGAAATAGAACCCGAGGACCACCACCAGAACCGCGACGAAGGCGACGACCTTGCGGACGTCGCTGCCTGCGGGCCCCTGGACTGTCACAGATCCAGGAACGGGTCGAGCCCGACGGTGAGGCCGGGACGCTTGGCGATCTCCCGCACCCCGAGCAGGACGCCCGGCGCGAAGGAGGAGCGATCGATGGAGTCGTGGCGGATGGTGAGGGTTTCGCCCTGGGTGCCGAACAGCACTTCCTGGTGCGCGACCAACCCGGCCAGGCGCACCGAGTGCACTCGCACCCCGTCGACGTCGGCGCCGCGCGCGCCGTCCAGCTCGGTGCTGGTCGCATCGGGGCTCTTGCCGACACCGGCGCGTTCCCGCGCTTCGGCGATCAAGCCCGCGGTGCGGTAGGCGGTGCCCGAGGGCGCGTCCGCCTTGTTCGGATGATGCAGCTCGATGACCTCGACCGACTCGAAGAACCGCGCCGCCTGCTCGGCGAACCGCATCGACAGCACCGCACCGATGGCGAAGTTCGGCGCGATCAGCACCCCGGTCTCGGGCTGCTGCTCCAGCCAGCCGCGTACCTCGTCGAGGCGCGCCGCATCGAAGCCGGTGGTGCCGACGACGGCATGAATGCCGTTCTGCACCAGGAACTTCAGGTTCCCCATCACCACATCGGGGTGCGTGAAATCGACGACCACCTGGGTCTTGCTCTCGGTGAACGCCTCCAGCGCATCCCCCTTGTCGACGGCCGCGGACAGCTCGAGATCAGCCGCCTCCGCCACCGCCGCGCAGATCGCCTGTCCGACTTTCCCGCGTGCTCCGAGCACCCCGACCCGAATGGTCACCGCACCTCCTGTGTCCTGGGGCATTCCGGCACCCCGCGTTCCCGACCAGCCTAGTAGGCCCCACCGGAGCCCTACTGTCTGCCTACTCGTCCCAGGGACTGATGACCGGTACGCCTGTGTTCGCGAAATCCTTCCGATTCCGGGTGACGACGGTAAGTCCATGCGATTCCGCGGTCGCCGCGATGAGGCCGTCGATCGGGTCGACGGCCTGCCCCTGACGATCGGCCCGAGCTCGCATCCTTCCCCAGGCCTGCGCCACAGCAGCGTCCACCGGCAACAGGCGCTTGCCGAATCGATCGATGATGTCTTCGGCAAGCCAAGCGGTCAGGCGGGCTTTGCGACGACCGTCCGGTAGCCGTTCGACCCCGCGCCGAACTTCCCCGATCGTCACGGCACTCAGGTACAGCAGGTCCTCATCGGTGGCGTGCGACCAATCCATCAGGCCAGGGTCCGGAAGAGGCTTCATCCATTCCGAGATCGCGTTCGTGTCCAGCAGATAGCCGATCCGCTCGACCACTCGCTCGCTACTCACCACTAGAGCACCACATCGCGATGCGCGGAATCGCTCCGTTCCCGTTCCAGCTCCAGCTCAGCTCCCCGTAGCGGCGAGGTCGCCATGAATTCGGCAAAGCTGCCCTGCCGCTTGCTCTTGCGTCGCCACTCGTCGATCGGGACGACGACCACGACCTCGCGCCCGTGCTTGCTGATCACCTGCGGTCCCTCCCGTTCCACCGTGTCGACCAATTCGGAGAACCTGGCCTTCGCATCGGCGAGCGGCCACGCGATATCTGGGCGCTCCGAACCTGGTTCACTGGCCGACTGGTCGCTTCCTGCTGGTCGAGTTTGCTTGCGAGCCATGAAACCGCCTCTTCCGCTAGTTGTGACCAGTCTAGTCAATTCAGCTTACGGCCGCGCCGCTTACTCCGCCATAGCCCAGCAACCGAGTTCGCAATACGCCGGACCAGCCTGTGCCCACTAGATTTCCGACCGAGTTCCAGATCCACACCAGATCCCGACAACGGGGAGCTGGCCATGAACTCGACGAAGCTACCCTCTCGCCGCTTCTTCTCGTGCTCCACGATCACTCCTTCCGACCGATGTGACCACTCTAGTCAAAGAGTAGTCGACGACGGCCGCAATCGTGCGGGTTTCGGTCAGCAGGCCTCAACTAGGCCGCGGGCTTCCTGATCATTTCGAACAGGGCCGTAATGCTCTGTTCCGCATACCCTTCCGCGACGGCGCGCCGGAGCAGGTCGTGCTGGGGCGCGTGCCAGGACATGTCGACGCCGGTTTCGGCGGCGAGCGCTTCGTCCTCCTGGACGGTGTCGTGGAACAGGGCGACCG encodes:
- a CDS encoding response regulator transcription factor, whose product is MSAEGGDVAARRIGLVEDHESVAIGLAAMLAPEPDLNLVLTAGTVPELLAAEGATELDLVVLDLRLADGSSPEDNVRALRDRGIEVLVFTGADNAFLVRAAARAGVLGVVRKSEDASTVVAAVRQAASGNQVVTTDWAAAIDGDPQLSDVGLSPRQEEVLMLYASGEKASRVARLAGLSEQTVNDYLGRIRQKYADAGRPAPTKTDLYKRAVEDGWLPVPERHSKA
- the dapB gene encoding 4-hydroxy-tetrahydrodipicolinate reductase; this translates as MTIRVGVLGARGKVGQAICAAVAEAADLELSAAVDKGDALEAFTESKTQVVVDFTHPDVVMGNLKFLVQNGIHAVVGTTGFDAARLDEVRGWLEQQPETGVLIAPNFAIGAVLSMRFAEQAARFFESVEVIELHHPNKADAPSGTAYRTAGLIAEARERAGVGKSPDATSTELDGARGADVDGVRVHSVRLAGLVAHQEVLFGTQGETLTIRHDSIDRSSFAPGVLLGVREIAKRPGLTVGLDPFLDL
- a CDS encoding type II toxin-antitoxin system VapC family toxin; this encodes MSSERVVERIGYLLDTNAISEWMKPLPDPGLMDWSHATDEDLLYLSAVTIGEVRRGVERLPDGRRKARLTAWLAEDIIDRFGKRLLPVDAAVAQAWGRMRARADRQGQAVDPIDGLIAATAESHGLTVVTRNRKDFANTGVPVISPWDE
- a CDS encoding flavodoxin family protein; its protein translation is MPRLLIIHHTPSPHMQAMFEAVVAGATDPEIEGVEVERRAALAVTASDVLAADGYLLGTPANLGYMSGALKHAFDTFYYPCLDSTRGRPYGLYIHGNEGTEGAERGVEAATTGLGWEKAAAAVILSGPPGKDDIQRCWDLGATVAAHLMT
- a CDS encoding type II toxin-antitoxin system Phd/YefM family antitoxin — protein: MARKQTRPAGSDQSASEPGSERPDIAWPLADAKARFSELVDTVEREGPQVISKHGREVVVVVPIDEWRRKSKRQGSFAEFMATSPLRGAELELERERSDSAHRDVVL
- a CDS encoding sensor histidine kinase, coding for MAPGSRAALQGMTSSSTLDTAAPPSVSAASLDPILVGRWRRGFASVSQVKASEPASDRILRRLALVFGIAGVLAVIAEIPEIADQSRAAPLAWTVLTVALAFGWFPVLAIVSMGLSTRVIQWVAAAAAVCYLLAFAIVPFIYREPHIDATAVWLYRVFALGVLAAALAWRPMIAVVYLVVGAAASAVANMYVVPHGSAWTLAGDFARAAGLCVLFLWCAIYARAAALRVDRESAIASSRAAVAAGATARDRERARFAALIHDAVLSTLLDASRAGTESPVLRRQAERTLTQLDEARGSAIEPDRLNAKQAIGFLRAAVHEVNPGIACTARRWSGFDDLRLPVQAAGTIAAALAEAVRNSLRHATVPGRAVQRTVTVTVSAGGIRVVFRDDGPGFDLSQVPADRLGVSVSILGRMRQLAGGAGFVESQPGEGTTVTLVWGSDG